A single genomic interval of Sphaerodactylus townsendi isolate TG3544 linkage group LG08, MPM_Stown_v2.3, whole genome shotgun sequence harbors:
- the ERFE gene encoding erythroferrone isoform X1, whose translation MAGSHLSSCPLLLLALGLLEMASYASSVETEKNGSRRSHEKKSQWNEYPTGQRAGSLSLVASNDPETITRNSHIDPRDAWMFFMKQSNKGANSKKRSKSKSKKIRFGIPGLPGPAGPPGPPGAAISQEELLHEFRLLLKGIIREWEEFNLKTCDNCQEEERDQREENFLAQITGSLLASREQGRVEAAFHCRTRKNISIERRSLKELHLFYIPKSGKIFHRGLGLNLTNGQYKAPLSGYYIFTATLHIANRNHSNKSQPRTQDRLRLLICVESLCQQNISLETVSGIDRNSKLFTISVNGILFLQVGQYASVFVDNATGSSLTVQKGSDFSAVFLGL comes from the exons ATGGCAGGATCTCACCTTTCCAGCTGCCCCCTTCTTCTCTTGGCCCTGGGGCTATTAGAAATGGCTTCTTATGCCAGTTCTGTGGAAACTGAGAAAAATGGAAGCAGAAGGAGCCATGAGAAGAAATCCCAGTGGAATGAATATCCCACAGGACAAAGAGCTGGCAGCCTCTCCTTGGTAGCATCCAATGATCCG GAAACAATTACAAGAAATTCTCACATCGACCCCCGGGATGCCTGGATGTTCTTTATGAAGCAATCAAACAAAGGAGCCAACAGCAAAAAAAGGAGCAAAAGCAAATCTAAAAAAATCAGG TTTGGCATTCCCGGCCTCCCTGGGCCAGCTGGTCCACCAGGACCTCCTGGAGCTGCAATCAGTCAGGAGGAGCTGCTACATGAATTCCGTTTGCTGCTTAAAG GAATAATCCGGGAATGGGAAGAATTTAATCTGAAAACCTGTGACAACTGCCAGGAAGAGGAGAGAGACCAGAGAGAAGAGAACTTCTTGGCTCAGATAACTGGCTCACTGTTGGCAAGCAGGGAACAGGGGCGAGTAGAGGCTGCCTTCCACTGCCGGACCCGGAAGAACATTTCCATTGAACGACGGTCCCTTAAAGAACTTCATCTGTTCTACATA CCTAAATCAGGCAAAATATTCCATCGTGGCCTAGGGCTAAACCTTACCAATGGCCAATACAAAGCACCTCTAAGTGGATACTACATCTTCACTGCTACACTACATATTG CTAACAGGAATCATTCAAACAAAAGCCAGCCACGCACCCAAGATCGCCTGCGCTTGCTTATCTGTGTTGAGTCTCTCTGCCAGCAAAACAT TTCGTTGGAAACCGTGAGCGGCATAGACAGGAACAGCAAACTTTTCACTATTTCAGTCAATGGAATTCTTTTCCTTCAG GTTGGCCAATATGCTTCGGTTTTTGTTGACAATGCAACAGGATCATCCCTCACAGTACAAAAAGGATCAGACTTCAGTGCTGTCTTCTTGGGCCTCTGA
- the ERFE gene encoding erythroferrone isoform X2 encodes MERDGEIILLDLETITRNSHIDPRDAWMFFMKQSNKGANSKKRSKSKSKKIRFGIPGLPGPAGPPGPPGAAISQEELLHEFRLLLKGIIREWEEFNLKTCDNCQEEERDQREENFLAQITGSLLASREQGRVEAAFHCRTRKNISIERRSLKELHLFYIPKSGKIFHRGLGLNLTNGQYKAPLSGYYIFTATLHIANRNHSNKSQPRTQDRLRLLICVESLCQQNISLETVSGIDRNSKLFTISVNGILFLQVGQYASVFVDNATGSSLTVQKGSDFSAVFLGL; translated from the exons ATGGAGAGAGACGGAGAGATCATCCTGTTGGATCTG GAAACAATTACAAGAAATTCTCACATCGACCCCCGGGATGCCTGGATGTTCTTTATGAAGCAATCAAACAAAGGAGCCAACAGCAAAAAAAGGAGCAAAAGCAAATCTAAAAAAATCAGG TTTGGCATTCCCGGCCTCCCTGGGCCAGCTGGTCCACCAGGACCTCCTGGAGCTGCAATCAGTCAGGAGGAGCTGCTACATGAATTCCGTTTGCTGCTTAAAG GAATAATCCGGGAATGGGAAGAATTTAATCTGAAAACCTGTGACAACTGCCAGGAAGAGGAGAGAGACCAGAGAGAAGAGAACTTCTTGGCTCAGATAACTGGCTCACTGTTGGCAAGCAGGGAACAGGGGCGAGTAGAGGCTGCCTTCCACTGCCGGACCCGGAAGAACATTTCCATTGAACGACGGTCCCTTAAAGAACTTCATCTGTTCTACATA CCTAAATCAGGCAAAATATTCCATCGTGGCCTAGGGCTAAACCTTACCAATGGCCAATACAAAGCACCTCTAAGTGGATACTACATCTTCACTGCTACACTACATATTG CTAACAGGAATCATTCAAACAAAAGCCAGCCACGCACCCAAGATCGCCTGCGCTTGCTTATCTGTGTTGAGTCTCTCTGCCAGCAAAACAT TTCGTTGGAAACCGTGAGCGGCATAGACAGGAACAGCAAACTTTTCACTATTTCAGTCAATGGAATTCTTTTCCTTCAG GTTGGCCAATATGCTTCGGTTTTTGTTGACAATGCAACAGGATCATCCCTCACAGTACAAAAAGGATCAGACTTCAGTGCTGTCTTCTTGGGCCTCTGA